A segment of the Georgenia sp. M64 genome:
CACGGCGACGTCGTCCTGGCCTCCCACGACGGCGACTACATCCCGCAGGTGGAGCGGCTCCTCGACGCCGGCCGCAAGGTGGGCGTGCTGTGCTTCCGGGAGTTCCTCAACGGCCAGCTCGCCGACCTCACCGAGCGGGGTCTGCAGATCTACGACCTCGAGGACGACCTCGGCGCCTTCAACGCCGTGCTGCCGCGCGTGCGGATCATCCCGCTCGCGGCCTTCGACCCCTCCCGCTACCTGTAGCGCGACCGCTACCTGCAGCCCGACCGCTCCACGCCAGTCCGGGGCACCCGCGGCCGGCTCTAGAGTTCCCCCATGGTCACCGCCTCCGCCTCGGTGCTGCTGCGCGACGTCCGCCTGGTCCCCGTCGCCGGCATCTCCGCACCGCCGGAGCCGGTCGACGTCCGGATCACCGGCGGCCGGATCAGCGAGGTCGGCCCGCACCTGTCCCGCCGGGCGGGTGAGGACGAGCTCGACGGAGCCGGGCGGTGGGCCGCCCCGGGGCTCTGGGACCACCACGTCCACCTCGGTCAGTGGGCGCGCACCTTCGACCGGCTCGACCTGACCGACGCCGCGAGCGCCGCCGAGGTCCTGCGGCGCGTGCGCGAGCGCCTCGGCGGCGCCCGGACCCCGCTGGTGGGGTTCGGCTTCCGCGACGCCGCCTGGCCCGACGCCCCGGACCAGGCGGCCCTGGACGCCGTCGCCGGAGGAGCCGCCGTCGTGCTCGCGTCCGGCGACTTCCACTCCGGCTGGCTCTCGGCGCGGGCGCGCGAGCTCCTCGGCGTCCCGGCCGACGGCGACGCGCTGGTCCGCGAGAACGCGTGGTTCGCCGCGCTCGGGCGCCTGGAGGACCTGCCCGGGGACGAGCCGGTCTCCTACCGCCGCGCCCTGGCCGAGGCGGCCGCGCGCGGCGTCGTCGGGGTGACCGAGATGGAGTGGGCGGCCAACGCCTTCGAGTGGCCCGACCGGGTCGCCGACGGCGCCGACACCCTGCGTGTGCGCGCCGCCACCTACGCCGACGGTCTCGACGACGTCCTCGCCGTCGCCCTGCGCACCGGCGAGGCCGTGCCCGGGGGACGGGGTCTGGTGCGGATGGGCCCGCTCAAGATCATCTCCGACGGCTCGCTCAACACCGCGACCGCGCACTGCCTCGCGCCCTACCCCCAGCCGATCGACCCCCGCCACCCGCACGGTGTGCAGAACGTGCCGGCCGACGAGCTGCGCGACCTTCTGCGCCGCGCGCGACGCGGCGGTCTGGACGTCGCCGTCCACGCCATCGGCGACGCTGCCGTCTCCATCGCCCTGGACGCGTTCGCGGCGACCGGCGCCCGCGGGTCGGTCGAGCACGCCCAGCTCCTCACCCCCGCCCACAGCGCCGAGATGGCCCGGCTGGGGGTGGTGGCGAGCGTGCAGCCGGCCCACCTCCTCGACGACCGCGACGTCACCGAGGAGCGCTGGCCCGACCGGGCGGGACGCACGTTCGTCCTGCGCGAGCTGCTCGACGCCGGGGTCCGGCTCACGCTCGGCTCGGACGCCCCCGTCTCCCCGCTCGACCCGTGGCTGGCCATGTCCGCGGCCGTGCACCGCAGCGCCGACGCGCGCGCGCCGTGGCACCCCGAGCAGCACATCACCCCCGCCGAGGCGCTCGCCGCCTCGACCGACGGCCAGGGCACGCTCGCCGTGGGCGGGCGCGGCGACGTCGTCCTCCTCGACGCCGACCCCCTGGCGCCAGCGGCGTCCACGGACGAGGCCGCGGCGCGGCTGCGCCGGATGCGGGTGGCCGCCACGCTCGTCCGTGGTCGCGTGAGCCACCTGGCGCTGTAGGGACGCACGCCCGGTCCGCACCCGGCCCCCGCCGGCCCGCGCGGCTATCGTGGCCGCCGTGCGCACCCGTCCTTTCGCCCAGATCGACGTCTTCTCCGCCGAGCCCCTCCGGGGCAACCCCGTCGCCGTCGTCGTCGACGGCGACGGGCTCGACGAGGAGGAGATGCAGCGGTTCGCGTCCTGGACCAACCTCTCCGAGACGACGTTCCTGCTGCCGCCGACGGACCCCGCCGCGGACTACCGCGTGCGGATCTTCACCGTCGACGGCGAGCTGCCGTTCGCGGGCCACCCGACCCTCGGCTCGGCGCACGCCTGGCTCGGGTCGGGCGGCCACCCACGCGCCGCCGGCGAGATCGTGCAGGAGTGCGCGGCGGGCCTGGTGCGGGTGCGGCAGGACGAGGGCCGCTGGGCCTTCGCGGCCCCGCCGCTGACCCGGTACGAACCGGTCGACGCCATCACCCTCACCCGCGCGGCGGCGGCGCTCCGGCTCGACCCGGCCGACGTCGTCGACGCCTCGTGGCTCGTCAACGGCCCCGAGTGGATCGGGATCCTCGTGGGCAGCGCCGACGCGGTGCTCGCCGTCCGGCCCGACGGCGCCGTCCTGGACGGGCTGTTCGTCGGTCTCGTCGGGCCGACGGCCACGGACACCGACGACGCTCCGGCGTTCGAGGTCCGCGGCCTCATGGGCACCGGCCAGGAGGACCCCGTCACCGGCAGCCTCAACGCCGGCCTGGCCCGCTGGCTCGTCGACACCGGCCGCGCCCCCGACCGTTACGTCGCGGCGCAGGGCACCGTGCTGGGCCGCGCGGGCCGGGTCCACGTCCGGACGGACGGGGACGAGATCTGGGTCGGCGGCGACACGAGGACCGTCGTGACCGGCACCGTCGAGCTCTGACGCCCCGGCCTCGACACCGGACGCCCGGCACCGCCACACTGTCCGCACGACGCACGGGCGAGCGGGGGCGGGCCGTGCCGGAAACGAGGACGGACGATGACGCCGCCGACCCACCCACGCCTCGCGGGGCCGTGGCCCGAACGGCCACGACCCCGCCGTGAGCCCGCGTCAGGGCATCCCGATGGGTTCGCCCGCCGGGTCGAGCACGTACCAGACGTCGCCCACGCCCTGGCCCGTGACGTCACCCGGCGCGGTGTCCTGCGCCCAGTAGTACAGCGGCCACCCGTTGTAGCTCGCCTGGGTGGAGCCGTCGGAGCGCTCGATCGTCCCGAGGAGGGAGTCGTCGACCCCCTCACCGGCCGTGGGCTCACCCTCGAGCGGCGGCCAGGCGACGAGGCAGTCACCCTCGCAGACGCTCTCGCCGGAGTCCTGGGTGTCGTTGGTGAACATGTACAGCGTCATGCCCTCGCCGTCGACGAGGATCGTGCCGAGGTCGCTCTCGGCGGTCATGACGGTGGCCGCACCGGCGGCGGCGCCGTCCTCGGTCGACTCCTCGGTCATCGCCTCGGTGGTCGCCTCCTCGGACGCGGTGGTCTCCTCCTCGGTGGTGGCCTCCTCACCGCCGGCAACGGTGGTCTCCTCGACCGTCGTCGCCCCCTGCGGGTCGTCGTCGCCACACGCGGCGAGACTCGCCGCGAGCAGCACACCCGCCGCCACCGCCCCGAGCCTGGATCTGGTTCTCATGGTTCCTCCCTCAGGTCCTGACGACGGCCGGGTCGGGCCGTCCCCCGTGGTACGCACCGGAGGTGGCCCGGGATTGCATGGCCCGAGAACCAGTGGCACACCCGGTGGGGGCGAGGCAATCCCGGACGGCTCCGCGCGCGTATCCCCCGACGTGGACCTCTTCTCGCGCACGGACCGGACGGCCGACGCCGCCCTGGTCGCGGGCCTGGCGGTCGACGACCAGCCCGCCGCCGCCGCGTTCGTGCGCCGGTTCCAGGCGCCCGTCTTCGGCCTGGCGGTCTCGATCACCCGCGACGCCGCCCTCGCCGAGGACGTGGCGCAGGAGGTGTTCGTGCGCGCCTGGCGCGCGGCCGGGACCTACGACGTCCGACGGGCGTCCGTGCTGACGTGGCTCCTCACGATCACGCGCAACGCGGCGATCGACGTCGTCCGGGCCCGTCGGCAGACACCCACCGACGACGGGGTGCTGGAGGAGATGATCGCTGCGACCCTGCAGGCGCCGGCGTCGGACGAGGAGGCCCTGCGCCACGTGGAGCGCGACGACGCCCTGCGGCGGCTGAAGTCCCTGCCGCCCGAGCAGGCCCGGGCCGTGGTGCTCGCGGTCATCGGGGGCCGCACCGCGCAGGAGGTCTGCGAGCACGAGGGGATCCCGCTGGGGACCGCCAAGACCCGCATCCGCACCGGGCTACGCCGGGTGCGCGAATCGATGGAGGCCGGAGAATGAGCAGGCAGTGCCCGGACCAGGACGAGCTGTACGCCCTGGCCCTCGGCGACGTCGGGCAGCCCGAGCGCGACGCCGTCACCGCGCACCTGGCGGTGTGCGAGGGCTGCCGGGCGGAGTACACGGCGATCGCCGACGCCGCCGACCACGTGCTCGCCGCCGCACCGGCGGTCGCACCACCCGCGGGGTTCTCCTCCCGGGTCCTCGCCGCCATGGCTGCGGCCGGCGGCGCCGGTCCGGCCGCGCGCCCGTCGCACCCGTCCGCCGAGGAACGGCCCGCGCCCGACGTCGTCCCGGCACGCGCGGACGTGCTCCGCGCGGAGCAGGGGCGCGGTGCGGACACCGCTCGGCCCGCCACCGCCCACCACAGCCCCACGGTTCGCGGCGCAGGACCCGAGCGTCCTGGGAGCCGCAGCGGCGGGCACCACGACTCCGCCGGTCCGGCCGTCCGGCACCGGCGTCGTCGGTGGCCGGCACTCCTCACCGCAGCGGTGGCCGGTGTCCTGCTCGGCGTGGCCGGGACCGCCGTCCTCACGCAGCTGACCGCCGAGGAGCCGCCGCCCGCGGCCGCGCCCGCCGAGACCGCCGAGCCCGCCCGGTCCGCCGGCATCGCCCTCGTCAAGGACGACGGCACGGCCGTCGGCTCGGTGAGCGAGACCTGGTTCGACGGCCAGCCCGTCCTCGTCGTCGCCGTGACCGACGGACCGCCCGGCGCGCTCTACGAGTGCTGGCTGGTGGGCTCGGACGGCACGCGGGAGAGCGCCGGTCGATGGAGCCTGGACGAGTACGGCGCCGAGGCCACGTGGATCGTCCCCGTCCCCGAGGGCCGGCTCGACCGGCTGGAGCTCGTCGCGGCCAGCGGCAGGGTGTGGTCGACGGCCAGCCTGTAGCGGTGCCGTCGTCCAGCCCGTTCCCAGGAAACGTCCAGTCGACGGGCGGAGACTGGGGCGCATGGACACCACGCGCACCCCGGCGCGGGGCTCCCGCGGCCCCGAGCGGGCCCCGGAGGCCCGGCTGCTGGTCGTCGACGACGAGCCCTCGATCCGCGAGCTCCTCTCGGCCTCGCTCCGCTTCGCCGGGTTCGAGGTCCTCACGGCCGAGGACGGCAACTCCGCCCTGCGCGCGGCCACGGAGAACGAGCTCGACCTCGTGGTGCTCGACGTCATGCTGCCCGACATGGACGGCTTCACGGTGCTGCGGCGGCTGCGCACGCACCAGGACGTCCCGGTCCTGTTCCTCACGGCCCGCGACGACATGTCGGACAAGGTCCAGGGCCTGACCGTCGGCGGGGACGACTACGTCACCAAGCCGTTCAGCCTCGAGGAGGTCGTCGCCCGCATCCGGGCGGTGCTGCGCCGCACCCGGCCCGAGCCGGAGGACGGCGCCGTGCTCACCTACGCCGACCTCGAGCTCGACGAGGACGCCCACGAGGTCCGCCGCGCCGGCCGCGAGGTCGAGCTCTCCCCCACCGAGTTCAAGCTGCTGCGCTACCTCATGGTCAACGCCGAACGGGTGGTGTCCAAGACCCAGATCCTCGACCACGTGTGGGACTACGACTTCGCCGGCGACGCGGCGATCGTCGAGTCCTACATCTCCTACCTCCGCCGCAAGCTCGACAACCCCGCCGCCCTCGGCCTCGACCCGGCCACCGAGCTGCCGCCCCTCATCCACACCCGTCGCGGCGTCGGGTACGTCCTGCGGCTCCAGGCGCGCTGATGGTCGGCAGCCTGCACGCACGGTGGCGGGCGGTGCCGCTCAGCGGTCGGCTCGTGGCGATCATCGCCGCCCTGCTGCTCCTCGGTCTCGCCGCGATCTCCGCCGCCACCCTCACGGCCCTGCGCGTCCAGCTCGTCAGCCAGGTCGACGAGGAGCTCACC
Coding sequences within it:
- a CDS encoding amidohydrolase family protein; its protein translation is MVTASASVLLRDVRLVPVAGISAPPEPVDVRITGGRISEVGPHLSRRAGEDELDGAGRWAAPGLWDHHVHLGQWARTFDRLDLTDAASAAEVLRRVRERLGGARTPLVGFGFRDAAWPDAPDQAALDAVAGGAAVVLASGDFHSGWLSARARELLGVPADGDALVRENAWFAALGRLEDLPGDEPVSYRRALAEAAARGVVGVTEMEWAANAFEWPDRVADGADTLRVRAATYADGLDDVLAVALRTGEAVPGGRGLVRMGPLKIISDGSLNTATAHCLAPYPQPIDPRHPHGVQNVPADELRDLLRRARRGGLDVAVHAIGDAAVSIALDAFAATGARGSVEHAQLLTPAHSAEMARLGVVASVQPAHLLDDRDVTEERWPDRAGRTFVLRELLDAGVRLTLGSDAPVSPLDPWLAMSAAVHRSADARAPWHPEQHITPAEALAASTDGQGTLAVGGRGDVVLLDADPLAPAASTDEAAARLRRMRVAATLVRGRVSHLAL
- a CDS encoding PhzF family phenazine biosynthesis protein, with the protein product MRTRPFAQIDVFSAEPLRGNPVAVVVDGDGLDEEEMQRFASWTNLSETTFLLPPTDPAADYRVRIFTVDGELPFAGHPTLGSAHAWLGSGGHPRAAGEIVQECAAGLVRVRQDEGRWAFAAPPLTRYEPVDAITLTRAAAALRLDPADVVDASWLVNGPEWIGILVGSADAVLAVRPDGAVLDGLFVGLVGPTATDTDDAPAFEVRGLMGTGQEDPVTGSLNAGLARWLVDTGRAPDRYVAAQGTVLGRAGRVHVRTDGDEIWVGGDTRTVVTGTVEL
- a CDS encoding sigma-70 family RNA polymerase sigma factor — protein: MDLFSRTDRTADAALVAGLAVDDQPAAAAFVRRFQAPVFGLAVSITRDAALAEDVAQEVFVRAWRAAGTYDVRRASVLTWLLTITRNAAIDVVRARRQTPTDDGVLEEMIAATLQAPASDEEALRHVERDDALRRLKSLPPEQARAVVLAVIGGRTAQEVCEHEGIPLGTAKTRIRTGLRRVRESMEAGE
- a CDS encoding zf-HC2 domain-containing protein translates to MSRQCPDQDELYALALGDVGQPERDAVTAHLAVCEGCRAEYTAIADAADHVLAAAPAVAPPAGFSSRVLAAMAAAGGAGPAARPSHPSAEERPAPDVVPARADVLRAEQGRGADTARPATAHHSPTVRGAGPERPGSRSGGHHDSAGPAVRHRRRRWPALLTAAVAGVLLGVAGTAVLTQLTAEEPPPAAAPAETAEPARSAGIALVKDDGTAVGSVSETWFDGQPVLVVAVTDGPPGALYECWLVGSDGTRESAGRWSLDEYGAEATWIVPVPEGRLDRLELVAASGRVWSTASL
- a CDS encoding response regulator transcription factor → MDTTRTPARGSRGPERAPEARLLVVDDEPSIRELLSASLRFAGFEVLTAEDGNSALRAATENELDLVVLDVMLPDMDGFTVLRRLRTHQDVPVLFLTARDDMSDKVQGLTVGGDDYVTKPFSLEEVVARIRAVLRRTRPEPEDGAVLTYADLELDEDAHEVRRAGREVELSPTEFKLLRYLMVNAERVVSKTQILDHVWDYDFAGDAAIVESYISYLRRKLDNPAALGLDPATELPPLIHTRRGVGYVLRLQAR